A single region of the Pseudomonas sp. GGS8 genome encodes:
- a CDS encoding DUF1615 domain-containing protein, with translation MQANRLIMTVAALSILAGCGTQRTQEPPVRKPAEVKAEIVRLLPTKTVDPQGWATDIYAAFAAQKISPTTQNLCSVVAVTEQESTFQADPPVPGLGKIARDEIDRRAAKAHIPSLLVSGALQVRSPNGKSYSDRLNAARSEKELSAIFDDFIGMVPMGRNLFGGFNPVHTAGPMQVSIDFAEQHLRDYPYPVTGSIRREVFTRRGGMYFGIAHLLGYPVSYEQPLYRFADFNAGWYASRNAAFQNAVSRATGIPLALDGDLVRYDSIMPGTTELAVRTLGKQLNMRNPTIRDQLEEGKGLQFEDTTLYQRIFALAEQAEGRPLPRAVLPGIVLQSPKITRKLTTAWFAKRVDERYLRCMKRAGT, from the coding sequence ATGCAAGCCAATCGATTGATCATGACGGTGGCCGCGTTGTCGATACTGGCCGGTTGCGGCACTCAGCGCACTCAGGAGCCGCCGGTCCGCAAGCCTGCCGAGGTCAAGGCCGAGATCGTGCGCCTGCTGCCGACCAAGACAGTCGACCCTCAGGGCTGGGCCACGGACATCTACGCGGCGTTTGCCGCGCAAAAGATTTCGCCAACCACGCAAAACCTGTGTTCGGTAGTCGCGGTCACTGAACAGGAATCGACGTTTCAGGCCGATCCGCCGGTGCCGGGCCTGGGCAAGATCGCCCGAGACGAAATCGACCGCCGCGCCGCCAAGGCTCACATCCCCAGCCTGTTGGTCAGCGGTGCCTTGCAGGTGCGTTCACCTAACGGCAAAAGCTACAGCGACCGGCTGAATGCCGCGCGCAGCGAGAAAGAGCTCAGCGCGATTTTCGATGACTTCATCGGCATGGTGCCCATGGGCCGGAACTTGTTCGGCGGTTTCAATCCGGTGCACACCGCCGGGCCGATGCAGGTCAGCATCGACTTTGCCGAGCAGCATCTGCGCGATTATCCTTACCCGGTGACCGGCTCGATTCGCCGCGAAGTGTTCACCCGTCGTGGCGGTATGTACTTCGGCATTGCCCACTTGCTCGGTTATCCGGTGAGCTATGAGCAGCCGCTGTATCGCTTCGCCGATTTCAACGCCGGTTGGTACGCCAGCCGCAATGCGGCGTTTCAGAATGCGGTCAGTCGTGCCACTGGTATCCCGCTGGCGCTGGATGGCGATCTGGTGCGCTACGACTCGATCATGCCCGGTACTACGGAATTGGCGGTGCGCACCCTCGGCAAGCAGTTGAACATGCGCAACCCGACCATTCGGGATCAACTGGAGGAGGGTAAAGGTCTTCAGTTCGAGGACACCACGCTCTATCAGCGCATCTTCGCTCTGGCCGAACAGGCCGAAGGCCGGCCATTACCCCGGGCGGTGTTGCCGGGGATCGTGCTGCAAAGCCCGAAAATTACCCGAAAACTCACCACGGCGTGGTTTGCCAAGCGAGTCGATGAGCGTTATCTGCGTTGCATGAAGCGCGCGGGGACGTAA